One stretch of Lacimicrobium alkaliphilum DNA includes these proteins:
- a CDS encoding YggS family pyridoxal phosphate-dependent enzyme, translated as MKTIAERLKSASDSIRQLCQSVNLPPERVKLLAVSKTKPVQDIRDAYAAGQRLFGENYVQEGVEKIQALADLDEIEWHFIGPLQSNKTRIVAEHFDWMQSLDRLKIARRLNDQRPQDMPPLNVLIQVNISHDQRKSGLENEAELFALAEQINALEHLNLRGLMAIPAAGLDDAQQLAVFMRMRRLFDGLQARYPQADTLSMGMSGDMHNAIKAGSTMVRLGTAIFGARTTAAQKNL; from the coding sequence ATGAAAACCATAGCAGAACGACTAAAAAGCGCATCAGATTCCATTCGTCAACTTTGCCAATCGGTTAATCTTCCGCCAGAGCGGGTAAAGTTGTTGGCCGTGAGCAAAACCAAACCAGTGCAGGATATCCGGGATGCCTATGCCGCTGGCCAGCGTCTGTTCGGTGAAAACTACGTGCAGGAGGGAGTGGAAAAAATACAGGCTCTTGCGGATCTTGACGAGATTGAATGGCATTTTATCGGGCCGTTGCAATCCAACAAAACCCGTATCGTAGCAGAGCATTTTGACTGGATGCAGTCACTGGATCGGCTCAAAATTGCCAGGCGTCTGAATGATCAGCGCCCGCAAGACATGCCGCCGCTGAATGTGCTGATTCAGGTCAATATCAGCCATGACCAGCGTAAATCGGGCCTGGAAAACGAAGCGGAGCTGTTTGCGCTGGCCGAACAAATCAATGCGTTGGAACATCTGAACCTGCGCGGACTGATGGCCATTCCGGCAGCAGGGCTTGATGATGCCCAGCAACTGGCGGTATTTATGCGTATGCGCCGATTATTCGACGGGTTACAGGCACGTTACCCACAGGCTGATACGCTGTCGATGGGCATGTCTGGTGATATGCACAATGCCATCAAAGCCGGTTCAACTATGGTAAGATTGGGCACTGCAATATTCGGTGCCCGCACAACAGCGGCGCAGAAAAATTTATAG
- the proC gene encoding pyrroline-5-carboxylate reductase: MQHRKVAFIGAGNMSRSIISGMVKSGYPAQLITASNPSRPKLDALQQDQGINITQDNLEAVNAAEVIVLAVKPQLMEEVCRHLQQANLNGKLFVSIAAGIESARLQQMLGGDYPLVRTMPNTPSALGLGMTGLYADAQVTEADREFAGELLKQVGEIAWVDSEEMINGVTAAAGSSPAYFFLFLEAMQDEAKKMGFDNATSRLLVQQAMLGAAQMVCNNPELEISELRAQVTSKAGTTAAALNHFEENGIRELVSGAMRSAVKRAGEMAKTF; the protein is encoded by the coding sequence ATGCAACACAGAAAAGTGGCCTTTATCGGTGCCGGCAATATGAGCCGCAGTATTATCAGCGGTATGGTCAAAAGCGGCTATCCGGCACAGCTCATCACGGCGAGTAATCCTTCACGCCCCAAACTCGATGCACTGCAGCAAGATCAGGGCATCAATATTACTCAGGACAACCTTGAAGCGGTGAATGCCGCAGAGGTGATTGTACTGGCGGTTAAACCTCAGTTGATGGAAGAAGTGTGCAGACATCTGCAACAAGCCAATCTGAACGGCAAACTGTTCGTGTCCATCGCTGCCGGAATTGAATCAGCCCGCCTGCAACAAATGCTGGGTGGTGACTACCCATTGGTACGCACTATGCCGAACACCCCAAGTGCTCTGGGGTTGGGTATGACAGGATTGTATGCCGATGCTCAGGTGACAGAGGCTGATCGTGAATTTGCCGGTGAACTGCTCAAACAAGTAGGCGAAATTGCCTGGGTCGACAGCGAAGAGATGATCAATGGTGTGACTGCCGCCGCCGGCAGCAGCCCGGCCTACTTCTTCTTGTTTCTGGAAGCGATGCAGGATGAAGCCAAAAAAATGGGCTTTGACAATGCAACATCACGGTTGCTGGTTCAGCAAGCCATGCTGGGTGCCGCACAGATGGTTTGCAACAATCCGGAGCTGGAAATCAGTGAATTGCGCGCCCAGGTAACCTCTAAAGCAGGCACAACAGCGGCGGCGCTGAATCACTTTGAGGAAAACGGTATTCGTGAACTGGTCAGCGGTGCCATGCGCTCAGCAGTGAAACGGGCCGGAGAAATGGCAAAAACCTTCTAG
- a CDS encoding YggT family protein, producing the protein MNSIHFLVSVLFNLYLMVVLLRLWLQLVRADFYNPFSQFVVKATQPIVAPLRRILPSLGSLDTATLVLAILVAMAKVVVLTLMLGGGGFNPLSVFTTSLLIVVKESLSLMFWVLILRAILSWISQGRNPMELVLHQLTEPFLAPIRRIIPPIGGLDLSVLVAIIALQFVQILLQDLLGYYF; encoded by the coding sequence ATGAATTCGATACATTTTCTGGTCAGCGTATTATTTAATCTGTATCTGATGGTGGTATTGCTCAGGCTCTGGCTGCAGCTGGTGCGGGCCGATTTTTATAACCCCTTCAGCCAGTTTGTGGTTAAAGCCACCCAGCCCATAGTCGCGCCGTTACGTCGGATCTTACCTTCTCTGGGCAGCCTGGATACCGCCACGCTGGTATTAGCGATACTGGTGGCCATGGCTAAAGTGGTGGTGTTAACCCTGATGCTCGGAGGCGGTGGTTTTAACCCCTTAAGTGTGTTCACCACATCCCTGCTGATTGTTGTCAAAGAGAGCCTTTCATTGATGTTCTGGGTATTGATCCTGCGAGCTATCTTAAGCTGGATCAGTCAGGGACGTAATCCCATGGAACTGGTGCTGCATCAGCTTACCGAACCCTTTCTGGCACCGATCAGACGTATTATTCCGCCCATTGGCGGATTGGACCTGTCTGTATTAGTGGCCATCATTGCCCTGCAGTTTGTACAGATATTGCTGCAGGACCTGCTGGGATACTATTTCTGA
- a CDS encoding DUF4426 domain-containing protein, with product MKNWLYPVIFCGLLLSFAGNAEQKKTLGNWDVHYMVLTSTFLTPDVARSYGIQRSKYNAVVNVSVLDKNTTKAQNLLVSGKATNLIGTSKKLEFKEVIEGESIYYIATLSFRDQEQYRFEIDLNQGTERQTLKFSQKLYSE from the coding sequence ATGAAAAACTGGCTATATCCTGTGATCTTTTGCGGCTTGTTGCTGTCTTTTGCCGGCAATGCGGAACAAAAGAAAACCCTGGGGAACTGGGATGTGCATTATATGGTGCTTACCAGTACCTTTCTGACCCCTGATGTCGCGCGCAGCTATGGCATTCAACGCAGTAAGTACAATGCGGTCGTTAATGTGTCGGTGCTGGACAAGAACACCACAAAGGCACAAAACCTGCTGGTCAGTGGCAAGGCCACCAATCTGATTGGTACCAGCAAAAAGCTGGAATTTAAGGAAGTGATTGAGGGCGAGTCCATTTACTATATTGCCACTCTGAGCTTTCGCGACCAGGAACAATACCGCTTTGAAATTGACCTGAACCAGGGCACAGAGCGCCAGACCCTGAAGTTCAGCCAGAAGCTTTATAGCGAATAA
- a CDS encoding Hsp20 family protein codes for MNSIDFTPLYRSTIGFDRLPSLLDKALRTEATTSNYPPYDIEMVSENKYAISLAVAGFNREELDIQVEKGVLTVRGNKAEEKDSNKEYLYQGIATRSFERKFNLADHVEVTGADLNNGLLTIQLVKELPEEMKPRTIAINADNSQQLEHKKGDNQKAA; via the coding sequence ATGAACTCAATTGATTTTACTCCACTTTATCGCAGTACTATTGGCTTTGATCGTCTGCCTTCGTTGCTGGATAAGGCGCTTCGCACTGAAGCAACTACCAGTAATTATCCGCCCTACGACATCGAAATGGTATCTGAGAACAAGTATGCCATTTCCCTGGCCGTTGCCGGTTTTAATCGTGAGGAACTGGATATTCAGGTAGAAAAAGGTGTACTGACCGTACGCGGCAACAAAGCAGAGGAGAAAGACAGTAACAAAGAATATCTCTATCAGGGTATTGCTACCCGTTCCTTCGAACGCAAGTTTAACCTTGCGGATCATGTAGAGGTAACAGGTGCCGATCTCAATAACGGTCTGCTCACCATCCAACTGGTGAAAGAGCTCCCGGAAGAGATGAAACCACGCACTATTGCCATAAACGCCGACAACAGCCAGCAGCTGGAGCATAAGAAAGGCGACAACCAGAAGGCTGCCTGA
- a CDS encoding Hsp20/alpha crystallin family protein produces the protein MKLDKLNPWNWFKHEELQGRDTQIPVRRSGNNEVTGMTEHPVHPMAQLHQEIDRLFESAFRGVGVPGLAGNNLSSFRPSLDVSGDGRAYLISLETPGMAESDLDIEVSGDILRISGHKKEEKEDKDRHYYRIERNYGSFARTLSLPDDANADEIQANLKDGILKLTIPRREGQHGESRKIAIEK, from the coding sequence ATGAAACTGGATAAACTGAACCCCTGGAACTGGTTTAAACATGAGGAACTCCAGGGGAGAGATACGCAAATACCGGTCAGGCGCAGTGGCAATAATGAGGTGACCGGTATGACTGAACACCCGGTACACCCGATGGCACAATTGCATCAGGAAATCGACAGACTGTTTGAGTCCGCTTTCCGTGGCGTTGGAGTACCGGGCCTTGCAGGCAACAATCTGTCATCATTCAGACCGAGTCTTGATGTCTCAGGCGATGGCAGGGCATATTTGATCAGCCTGGAAACACCGGGGATGGCGGAATCGGATCTGGACATTGAGGTGAGCGGCGATATTCTGCGTATCAGTGGCCACAAGAAGGAAGAGAAGGAAGACAAAGATCGCCACTATTACCGGATTGAGCGCAACTACGGCAGCTTTGCCCGCACTCTTTCATTACCTGATGATGCCAATGCAGATGAAATTCAGGCTAACCTCAAAGATGGAATTTTAAAGCTGACCATTCCCAGACGAGAGGGGCAGCACGGCGAATCGAGAAAGATAGCGATTGAGAAATAA
- a CDS encoding tetratricopeptide repeat-containing sulfotransferase family protein, whose product MDEQALEQLKQLFSQGRLAEVEAGASEQLKSNPQHPLLHKMLGICLFQRGEFARAQACFETALELEPDDANCLNNLGSCYLFQNQHSKAASYFQQALKQGDNPEWHRNLGTCYFELGLFIRAAQHYHKAIEGGINDDAMLVRQIDTLKSASRFKQAMVVADQIADEAQKLVEQAAIDVAANRPKQARATLAKAQGQFHFSQPQLQRLHDIYRFLGDRDKELDIVNRFANGNPQEQLLAAVMQPQLSDQQLASLEQDPRLNQCQNQVKATFYFILASHYKKRDKTRWLALLKQANQIQAGGHKPEISTELECFKRIRERYGDYAEFTAQQPSRKPVFILGMPRSGTTLIESILGNHPDVFAAGESTLAESLLAELNPQVPRQMHPHQLRLHYLDGELGTSKMQRFSEDYVAGITGYSSDASYITDKMPHNFMHLGWLAHALPDATFIHCQRDPVATCLSIFEQNLSPFHHYGNDLTTLAEYYQAYQSLMAFWEQQLAGRIINISYEQLVQEPEQTLLPVLRRLGLKWHNAMLDLESTERSVTTSSLQQVRKGIYKDALTPYAGLESDLAPLMALKSEQKKTAENIPQNKKGWLRKLFG is encoded by the coding sequence ATGGACGAACAGGCGCTGGAGCAGCTTAAGCAGTTATTTTCCCAGGGGCGTTTGGCTGAAGTCGAGGCCGGCGCCAGTGAACAGCTCAAATCTAACCCGCAACATCCTCTGTTGCATAAAATGCTGGGTATCTGCCTGTTTCAGCGCGGCGAGTTCGCCCGTGCTCAGGCGTGTTTCGAAACAGCCCTGGAGCTAGAGCCTGATGACGCCAACTGTCTGAATAATCTTGGCAGTTGTTATTTGTTCCAGAATCAGCACAGCAAAGCGGCAAGCTACTTCCAACAGGCGCTGAAACAGGGTGACAACCCGGAATGGCATCGAAATCTTGGTACCTGTTATTTTGAGCTGGGCTTGTTTATTCGGGCGGCACAGCATTATCACAAGGCTATTGAGGGCGGTATTAACGATGATGCCATGCTGGTGCGCCAAATCGACACTCTCAAAAGTGCCAGCCGTTTTAAGCAAGCCATGGTGGTCGCCGATCAGATAGCCGATGAGGCCCAGAAACTGGTTGAGCAGGCGGCCATTGATGTGGCGGCCAACAGGCCAAAGCAGGCCAGGGCCACGCTGGCGAAAGCGCAGGGACAGTTTCATTTCAGTCAGCCGCAATTACAGCGGCTGCATGATATCTACCGCTTTCTAGGTGATCGTGACAAAGAGCTGGATATCGTCAATCGCTTCGCCAATGGTAATCCGCAGGAGCAATTGCTCGCTGCGGTGATGCAGCCGCAGCTCTCAGACCAGCAACTGGCATCGCTGGAACAGGATCCCAGGCTCAATCAATGTCAGAACCAGGTTAAAGCCACCTTTTACTTTATTCTGGCCAGTCATTATAAAAAGCGTGATAAAACCCGCTGGCTGGCATTGCTTAAGCAGGCCAATCAGATTCAGGCTGGTGGCCACAAGCCGGAGATTAGCACTGAGCTTGAGTGCTTTAAGCGCATCCGCGAGCGTTATGGTGATTACGCGGAATTTACCGCCCAACAACCCAGTCGCAAGCCCGTATTTATTCTGGGTATGCCGCGCTCCGGCACCACATTGATCGAGTCCATTCTGGGCAATCACCCCGATGTTTTTGCGGCCGGCGAGTCGACCCTGGCAGAAAGCCTGTTGGCGGAACTGAATCCTCAGGTACCACGGCAGATGCACCCTCATCAGTTAAGGTTACATTATCTGGACGGGGAGCTAGGTACCAGCAAGATGCAGCGCTTCAGTGAAGACTATGTGGCAGGGATTACCGGGTACAGCAGTGATGCCAGCTATATTACCGATAAAATGCCCCACAACTTTATGCATCTGGGCTGGCTGGCTCATGCGTTGCCCGATGCCACCTTTATTCATTGCCAGCGCGATCCTGTCGCCACCTGCTTGTCTATATTCGAGCAGAACCTGAGTCCGTTTCATCATTATGGCAATGATTTGACGACACTGGCTGAGTATTATCAGGCCTATCAGTCACTGATGGCATTCTGGGAGCAACAGCTTGCGGGGCGAATTATTAATATCAGCTACGAACAGCTGGTGCAAGAGCCTGAGCAAACCCTGTTACCGGTGCTCAGACGCCTTGGGCTGAAATGGCACAACGCGATGCTGGATCTTGAGAGTACCGAGCGCAGTGTTACCACCTCCAGTTTGCAGCAGGTCAGAAAAGGCATCTATAAAGACGCGTTGACACCTTATGCCGGGCTGGAGTCGGATCTGGCACCACTGATGGCGTTAAAATCTGAGCAGAAGAAAACCGCAGAGAATATTCCGCAAAACAAAAAAGGCTGGCTGAGAAAATTATTTGGCTGA
- the yaaA gene encoding peroxide stress protein YaaA, giving the protein MLIVLSPAKNLDYDTPAPVKSHSQPEMLDDAAELIQVCRGLSPQQVGSLMKISDKLAHLNVERYHSWSRPFSAKNAKQALLAFNGDVYAGLEAQSLSEKQLDYAQKHLRILSGLYGLLKPLDLMQPYRLEMGTKLDNARGKDLYQFWGDKITEKLNQSLQAQGDNVLVNLASNEYFKSVRPAKLDGVIVTPVFKDQKNGQYKVISFYAKKARGMMARYIIQHQITEVKDLQGFDTAGYRYAEEQSSAQSPVFIRDEQ; this is encoded by the coding sequence ATGCTGATTGTTCTGTCACCGGCGAAGAATCTCGATTATGACACCCCTGCCCCGGTTAAATCTCACAGCCAGCCAGAGATGCTGGATGATGCGGCAGAGCTGATTCAGGTCTGCCGTGGTCTGTCACCGCAGCAGGTGGGCAGCCTGATGAAAATCAGTGACAAGCTGGCACATCTGAATGTGGAGCGCTACCACAGCTGGAGCCGCCCCTTTTCCGCAAAAAATGCCAAACAGGCGCTGTTGGCCTTTAACGGTGATGTGTATGCCGGACTGGAGGCCCAGAGTCTGTCAGAAAAACAGCTGGACTATGCACAGAAGCACCTGCGCATTCTCTCCGGGCTATATGGATTGCTCAAGCCACTTGATCTGATGCAGCCCTATCGGCTGGAAATGGGCACGAAGCTGGACAACGCCAGAGGAAAGGATCTGTATCAGTTCTGGGGCGACAAAATCACCGAGAAACTGAATCAGTCATTACAGGCTCAGGGTGACAATGTACTGGTTAATCTTGCTTCTAATGAATATTTCAAATCCGTACGTCCGGCAAAGCTGGATGGTGTGATTGTGACCCCTGTATTTAAAGATCAGAAAAACGGTCAGTATAAAGTGATCAGTTTTTATGCCAAGAAAGCCCGCGGTATGATGGCCCGCTATATTATTCAGCATCAGATCACTGAAGTGAAAGATCTGCAGGGCTTTGATACAGCTGGTTATCGCTATGCCGAAGAGCAGTCCAGTGCACAAAGCCCGGTCTTTATTCGTGACGAACAATAA
- a CDS encoding O-acetyl-ADP-ribose deacetylase, with amino-acid sequence MSGKITLLQGDITELKVDAIVNAAKNSLLGGGGVDGAIHRAAGPKLLEYCRTLNGCETGQAKITPGFDLPAAYVIHTVGPIWHGGDQGEADLLASCYRESLKLAAEQGLKSVAFPAISCGVYGYPVQQACEIAINATSQFLSKDSSIRKVIFCAFDKPVHQALMQALDSQKLH; translated from the coding sequence ATGTCGGGCAAAATAACCCTGTTACAGGGTGATATTACAGAACTGAAAGTGGATGCCATTGTTAACGCGGCCAAGAATAGTCTGCTCGGCGGCGGTGGCGTGGATGGTGCTATTCACAGAGCCGCCGGACCCAAACTGCTGGAGTATTGTCGTACCCTTAACGGCTGCGAAACCGGGCAGGCAAAAATCACCCCGGGTTTTGACCTGCCTGCGGCTTATGTGATTCATACCGTTGGCCCAATCTGGCACGGTGGTGATCAGGGCGAGGCGGACCTGCTGGCCAGTTGCTATCGTGAATCATTAAAGCTGGCGGCAGAGCAGGGGCTTAAATCCGTTGCCTTTCCCGCCATCAGCTGTGGCGTATACGGCTATCCGGTTCAACAGGCCTGTGAGATTGCAATAAACGCTACCAGTCAATTTCTGAGCAAAGATTCGTCTATTCGCAAAGTGATTTTCTGCGCCTTTGACAAGCCGGTGCACCAGGCACTGATGCAGGCACTGGACAGCCAGAAACTGCATTGA
- the tal gene encoding transaldolase yields MANQLDSLKKITTVVADTGDIEAIKKYQPVDATTNPSLLLKAAELPQYQSLIESSVTWAKQQSGDPEQQIIDAGDMLSVSIGKEIVQIVPGRISTEVDARLSFDTQATMDKARKLIDLYSQAGVGKDRILIKIASTWEGIRAAEQLEKEGINCNLTLLFSFAQARACAEAGVYLISPFVGRILDWYKANTDKKEYAPAEDPGVQSVTEIYRYYKDHGYNTVVMGASFRNIGEITELAGCDRLTISPDLLGQLEQSDAPLPVKLQDKGKVKEPGERLTENQFRWMMNEDAMATEKLAHGIRNFAADQVKLETKLKGFF; encoded by the coding sequence ATGGCCAACCAACTGGATTCTTTAAAGAAAATAACCACAGTTGTGGCGGATACAGGCGATATTGAGGCAATCAAAAAATATCAGCCAGTGGATGCCACCACTAACCCTTCCCTGTTGTTAAAAGCCGCCGAATTGCCCCAGTACCAGTCACTGATTGAATCTTCCGTGACCTGGGCCAAGCAGCAATCCGGTGATCCAGAGCAGCAGATTATTGATGCCGGCGACATGCTCTCGGTCAGTATCGGCAAGGAAATTGTGCAGATCGTGCCGGGGCGTATTTCCACTGAAGTAGATGCCCGCCTGTCCTTCGATACTCAGGCCACTATGGATAAGGCCCGTAAATTGATCGACCTGTACAGTCAGGCCGGTGTTGGAAAAGACCGTATTCTGATTAAAATTGCCTCCACCTGGGAGGGCATTCGTGCCGCCGAACAGCTGGAGAAAGAAGGCATCAATTGTAATCTGACCCTGCTGTTCAGTTTTGCTCAGGCCAGAGCCTGTGCCGAAGCAGGTGTGTATCTGATTTCGCCCTTTGTGGGCCGCATTCTGGACTGGTACAAAGCCAATACAGACAAAAAAGAATACGCCCCGGCTGAAGATCCCGGTGTGCAGTCGGTAACCGAAATCTATCGCTATTACAAAGACCATGGCTACAACACTGTAGTGATGGGTGCCAGTTTCCGCAATATAGGTGAGATCACAGAACTGGCCGGTTGTGATCGTCTGACCATCAGCCCGGATTTGCTCGGCCAGTTAGAACAGTCCGACGCACCCTTACCGGTAAAACTTCAGGATAAGGGCAAAGTCAAAGAGCCCGGCGAGCGGCTGACTGAAAACCAGTTCCGCTGGATGATGAATGAAGATGCCATGGCCACTGAGAAACTGGCCCACGGCATTCGCAACTTCGCCGCCGACCAGGTGAAACTGGAAACTAAACTGAAAGGCTTTTTTTAA
- the pgi gene encoding glucose-6-phosphate isomerase: protein MNSLTQSPSWKTLQSLAAEISGQHMRNWFEQDPKRADKFSIDACGISLDYSKNLINQQVMEGLLALADQQQVATKRDAMFAGEIINHTEERAVLHTALRNFSGKPVMVEGVNVMPEVLATQDKMRDFVERIHAGVHKGYTGKALTEIVCIGIGGSFLGPKIMSEALKPYWHQGVNVHFVANVDGCHIHDVLAKLNHEQTLVVMSSKSFTTQETLQNTLTAKDWFLKAGGTQQDIASHFICVSSNIKAATEFGIAEENIFPMWDWVGGRYSLWSAIGLPIALRLGYENYRALLEGAYEMDCHFQQAPAEQNLPIIMALLGVWYTNFFGAQSHVLLPYYHYLRGFPAYVQQLDMESNGKCIAGDKEQIDYATGPVIWGSEGTNGQHSFHQLIHQGKVLIPADFMLPLRVPNQDDTHHAMLASNCFGQTQALMQGKTFEEAYADLDGQGLSDDKRQSLAHHKTMPGNKPSNTLLFEQLDPKTLGALVALYEHKVFVQGAIWGVNSFDQWGVELGKVLGNQVLDKIQNTTEPLDSDASTNALIQRFRQALEK, encoded by the coding sequence ATGAACAGCCTGACCCAATCTCCCAGCTGGAAAACACTCCAATCCCTGGCCGCCGAAATCAGCGGCCAGCATATGCGTAACTGGTTTGAACAGGATCCGAAACGGGCCGATAAATTCAGTATCGATGCCTGTGGTATCAGCCTGGATTACTCAAAAAACCTGATCAATCAGCAGGTGATGGAAGGGCTGTTAGCGCTGGCAGACCAGCAACAGGTTGCAACCAAACGTGATGCCATGTTCGCCGGTGAAATCATCAACCACACCGAAGAACGCGCGGTACTGCATACCGCATTGCGTAACTTTTCCGGTAAGCCGGTGATGGTGGAAGGTGTGAATGTGATGCCTGAAGTGCTGGCCACTCAGGATAAAATGCGTGACTTTGTAGAGCGAATTCACGCAGGCGTACACAAAGGCTATACCGGCAAGGCACTGACAGAGATCGTCTGTATCGGTATCGGCGGTTCTTTCCTTGGCCCCAAAATCATGTCGGAAGCCCTTAAACCTTACTGGCATCAGGGCGTGAATGTACATTTTGTGGCCAATGTCGACGGCTGCCATATTCATGATGTGCTTGCAAAGCTCAATCATGAACAAACCCTGGTGGTGATGTCATCCAAATCCTTTACCACTCAGGAAACCCTGCAAAATACTCTCACTGCTAAGGACTGGTTCCTTAAAGCCGGGGGCACACAGCAGGATATCGCCAGCCATTTTATCTGCGTGTCATCCAATATTAAGGCCGCCACTGAATTTGGTATCGCCGAAGAGAATATCTTCCCGATGTGGGACTGGGTTGGCGGGCGCTATTCGCTGTGGTCGGCCATTGGCCTGCCCATCGCCCTGCGCTTAGGTTATGAAAACTATCGGGCACTGCTTGAGGGTGCCTATGAAATGGACTGCCATTTCCAACAGGCACCTGCAGAGCAAAATCTGCCGATAATTATGGCTCTGCTCGGCGTCTGGTATACCAACTTTTTTGGCGCTCAGAGCCATGTATTACTGCCCTACTACCATTATCTGCGCGGCTTTCCTGCCTATGTGCAACAGCTGGATATGGAAAGTAACGGTAAATGTATCGCCGGTGATAAAGAGCAGATTGATTACGCCACCGGCCCTGTGATCTGGGGTAGTGAAGGCACTAATGGCCAGCACAGCTTCCACCAGTTGATTCATCAGGGCAAGGTACTGATCCCGGCTGATTTTATGCTGCCGCTGCGGGTACCGAATCAGGATGACACCCACCACGCCATGCTCGCCTCAAACTGTTTTGGCCAGACTCAGGCGCTGATGCAGGGTAAAACCTTCGAAGAAGCCTATGCCGATCTGGACGGACAGGGCCTCAGCGATGACAAACGCCAGTCTCTGGCCCATCATAAAACCATGCCTGGCAACAAACCCAGCAATACCCTGCTGTTTGAACAGCTGGATCCGAAAACCCTGGGTGCACTGGTAGCCCTTTATGAACACAAAGTCTTTGTACAGGGCGCTATCTGGGGCGTAAATTCCTTCGACCAGTGGGGTGTAGAGCTGGGCAAGGTACTGGGTAATCAGGTGCTGGATAAGATTCAGAACACCACAGAGCCACTGGACTCAGACGCCTCCACCAATGCACTGATTCAACGCTTCAGGCAGGCTCTGGAGAAGTAA